A segment of the Longimicrobiaceae bacterium genome:
CGATACAGCCTGCCCGTCCGTCTCCTGCGCGGGGTCGGGGAGCCTCCTCCTCCGGCGGGCGATACTGCCTGCCCGCCTACGTCCGGGGTCTCCCCGCCCGCGGCGCGAGCCTCGCGTGCTCCGCGCCGGCTGACGCATCACGCCGCGCGAGTCTCCCGCCGCACATCATTCTAGGGGTACGACAAACGGCAACGGCAGCCTAATCCACCGTGTCCGCCCGCCGCCGTTGGTTTGCGAAGGCGGACTTTGCGCTTCCGTTGCCGCGGTTCCAACTGCCGGCCCCCCGCCCGCGTGATCCTTTCAGGCTCCTCGCCCGGACCCCTCGCGGCTCCCAAGGGTAGGTAGGGCACGCGAATACGCGAATCCTGCTCCGTCCGTCCGACCCTCCTGAAACGAGCCGATGCCCATTCGCCCCACCCCCATCATCGCGCTGGACGTGCCGAGCGCCGCGGACGCCGCGGCGCTGCTGGACCGCATCGGTCCGGCGGCGGACTTCGTGAAGGTGGGCCTGCAGCTCTTCGTGGCCGAGGGCCCGGCCGTCGTGCGCGCCATGCGCGACCGGGGTTGCCGCGTGTTCCTGGACCTCAAGTTCCACGACATCCCCAACACCGTCGCGAAGGCGGTGCAGTCCGCAGCGGCGCTGGGCGTGGACCTGCTCACGCTGCACGCCTCCGGCGGCGCGGCGATGATGCGCGCGGCGCGCGAGGCGGCGGGCGAGCGGGGCGCGGGCGGGCCGCGGCTGCTGGCCGTGACGGTGCTCACGTCGCTGTCCGGCGGCGAGCTGGCCCACGCGTGGGGCCGCCGCGACCTGTCTGCCGAAACGGAGGTGGAGCGGCTCGCGGGCATCGCGGCCGACGCGGGGATGGACGGCGTCGTCGCGTCGGTTCACGAGGCGGCTCGGGTCCGCGCGCGCCGCGGCGAGGGCTTCCTGATCCTCACGCCCGGCATCCGCCTGGCGGGCGACGCCGCGGGCGACCAGACGCGCGTGGCGACTCCGGCGGACGCGGTGCGGGCGGGGGCGGACTTCGTGGTGCTGGGGCGCTCGGTGACGGCGGCGGCGGACCCGGCGCACGCGCTCACCGCGGCGTTGCTCGACATGGAGAACGCCGTGCTGGAAGGGAGCCCCGCATGAGGCATCGCTTCGGTCTGCTGCTCGCCGCGCTTCTGCTGGCGTTCGCCGGCGTGCCGCGCATCGCCGCCGCGCAGGGCTCCCAGCCCGTGCCGCTGGAGGCGTTCGTGGCGGGCGTCGCGCGCCTGTGGGCCGCGGGCGACGCGGACGCGCTGGTGCGTCTCGCGCCCGCGGACGGCCGCATCATGCTGGACCTGGGCGACGCGGGCGCGGGGCCTGTGCAGGAGCGCCAGGCCGCCGCCGCCCTCCGCGCGCTTTTCGACGACCGCGCCACCGTATCCGTCCGCGCCGAGCGCGTGACCGTCTCCGGCGGCCAGCCGCTCGCGGGGTTCGGGGAGCTGCGCTGGGTTTCGCGTCCAAAGGGCGTGACCGTCGCGAAGAGCTCCGTCATCTACGTCGGTGTCGTGTGGGACGGCCGCGCCTGGCACATCCGCGAACTCCGCATCCTCGGCTGACGCAGGCGCGTTGGGCCGGGTTTGGGATGATCGCTCTGGTTCGGGGGCGCGGTTCGAGGTCGAGGGATACAGCGGAAGCCGCATCGAAATCGCCGGCCTGTTCGCGGCGGAGAGGGTTCGGATGCGATGAATCGCACCCCTACAGGTGTAAATTCCGTGTGTCCCAGCGGTCGTTTCGTTGCGGAGAGACGGGCGGACACGCAGGTCCGCGCACTACACGATTTCGCGCGCCTTTGCCGTCGCAGTACCCAGAAGATGATGTGCGGCGGGAGACTGC
Coding sequences within it:
- the pyrF gene encoding orotidine-5'-phosphate decarboxylase: MPIRPTPIIALDVPSAADAAALLDRIGPAADFVKVGLQLFVAEGPAVVRAMRDRGCRVFLDLKFHDIPNTVAKAVQSAAALGVDLLTLHASGGAAMMRAAREAAGERGAGGPRLLAVTVLTSLSGGELAHAWGRRDLSAETEVERLAGIAADAGMDGVVASVHEAARVRARRGEGFLILTPGIRLAGDAAGDQTRVATPADAVRAGADFVVLGRSVTAAADPAHALTAALLDMENAVLEGSPA